The proteins below are encoded in one region of Macrococcus armenti:
- a CDS encoding GNAT family N-acetyltransferase — MVTIETERLILRELREDDKVNLAKVLSNPISMQYYNHPFNEHEVEEWIKWNIENYVTYDCGLWAVILKEDGTFLGDCGITMQNIDGEVLPEIGFHIIKGYCNKGYATEAEKACMKYAFNVLGFEKIYSYSTIDNLPSQKVASKIGMKKHKVFDKNGIQHIAHIIEE, encoded by the coding sequence ATGGTAACTATTGAAACGGAACGTTTAATCCTACGTGAGCTAAGAGAAGATGACAAAGTAAATCTAGCTAAAGTCCTCTCTAATCCTATATCTATGCAATACTATAATCATCCGTTTAATGAGCATGAGGTTGAAGAATGGATTAAGTGGAATATCGAAAATTATGTTACATATGATTGTGGTCTATGGGCTGTTATTCTGAAAGAAGATGGAACTTTTTTAGGTGACTGTGGTATAACGATGCAAAATATTGATGGAGAGGTTCTACCCGAGATTGGATTTCATATTATTAAAGGATACTGTAATAAAGGTTATGCAACTGAAGCGGAGAAAGCATGTATGAAATATGCTTTTAATGTTTTGGGATTTGAAAAAATATATTCATATTCAACTATAGATAACTTGCCATCTCAAAAAGTAGCATCAAAAATAGGAATGAAAAAACATAAAGTTTTTGATAAGAACGGTATACAACACATTGCTCATATTATAGAGGAGTGA